The following proteins are co-located in the Pedobacter sp. FW305-3-2-15-E-R2A2 genome:
- a CDS encoding IS256 family transposase, with translation MATQEDFDFESFKKEAIAGLYAGKKMTGTDGVLAPMMKHFLESMMTGELEHHISESKLAGQSNRKNGKSKKTVRSLSSGEFELETGRDRLGTFDPKVVPKRQLIITEELEGNILSMYAMGMSTRAMRDYIQEMYAMDISAAEISRITDSVLPAVQEWRNRPLEAVYPFVFLDCMFFKVRVNGVVETRAIYNILGVDIEGKKDVLGLYTAENEGAKFWLSVLTDLKTRGVEDILIACIDGLKGFPEAVEAIFPKTRVQLCIVHQIRCSMRYVPEKDKKAVMADMKPIYQANNEQLGYEKLLEFEEKWGTKYPLSCKSWLDNWVNLSAFFEYDQGIRKIIYTTNPIEGVHRQIRKITKTKGAFSSEQALMKLMYLVIKNISKKWTMPIHNWGPAFSQLYIKFGDRILQENKGF, from the coding sequence ATGGCAACACAAGAAGACTTTGATTTCGAAAGCTTCAAAAAGGAAGCTATAGCTGGCTTATATGCCGGCAAGAAAATGACTGGCACGGATGGGGTACTAGCCCCGATGATGAAACACTTTCTGGAATCTATGATGACCGGAGAGCTGGAGCACCACATTTCAGAAAGTAAGCTAGCCGGTCAGTCCAACCGTAAGAACGGGAAAAGTAAGAAGACGGTTCGCAGCTTGAGCTCGGGAGAGTTTGAATTGGAAACCGGTCGGGACCGCCTGGGCACTTTTGACCCTAAGGTTGTCCCCAAACGCCAACTGATCATTACAGAAGAACTGGAAGGGAACATCCTCTCGATGTATGCAATGGGGATGAGTACGCGTGCTATGCGTGATTATATCCAGGAAATGTACGCCATGGACATTTCTGCAGCTGAGATCTCACGCATTACTGACAGCGTACTACCAGCCGTGCAGGAATGGCGCAACAGACCCTTAGAAGCAGTTTACCCCTTTGTCTTCCTGGATTGCATGTTCTTTAAGGTCAGGGTAAATGGTGTAGTGGAAACCCGTGCAATCTACAATATCCTGGGTGTGGATATTGAAGGCAAAAAAGATGTTTTGGGGCTTTATACGGCTGAAAACGAAGGCGCCAAATTCTGGCTTTCGGTACTCACTGATCTAAAAACGCGTGGTGTTGAAGATATCCTGATCGCCTGCATTGATGGACTAAAGGGCTTCCCTGAAGCTGTAGAGGCTATCTTTCCAAAGACCAGGGTACAGCTTTGCATTGTTCACCAGATCCGCTGTTCTATGCGCTATGTTCCTGAGAAAGATAAAAAGGCAGTAATGGCCGATATGAAGCCAATCTATCAGGCGAATAATGAACAGCTGGGATATGAAAAATTGCTGGAGTTCGAAGAGAAATGGGGGACGAAATATCCCCTGAGTTGTAAGTCCTGGCTGGACAACTGGGTAAACCTTTCTGCATTCTTTGAATACGATCAAGGGATCCGTAAGATTATTTACACCACCAATCCGATTGAGGGCGTACACCGCCAAATCCGCAAAATTACCAAGACCAAGGGGGCTTTTTCTTCTGAGCAGGCACTGATGAAACTCATGTATCTGGTCATCAAAAACATCAGTAAGAAATGGACGATGCCAATCCATAATTGGGGACCGGCATTTTCACAACTTTATATTAAATTTGGTGACAGAATTCTTCAAGAGAATAAAGGATTCTGA
- a CDS encoding SDR family oxidoreductase, with amino-acid sequence MKTQTIIVTGASSGIGKEIARHFLKNGDNVIINSSTAEKLEEVYQELGAGDQLAQVAGDVKNKNTGEQLLAVAIERFGGVDVLVNNAGIYETRPFLEVDEAYLDRFLDTNLKGTFFTTQAILPQMLKQSGGVIINIGTPLVHHALGGAPSTAPIASKAAIHALTLQLAAEFGKNNIRVNTVAPGVIRTPMHGDTADQSAGLHLLNRVGEVEDVAEMVYAIAKNKFVSGAIINVDGGMAAGHNLN; translated from the coding sequence ATGAAAACACAAACCATAATTGTTACCGGTGCCTCTTCGGGCATCGGTAAGGAGATCGCCCGCCACTTTTTGAAAAACGGCGATAATGTGATCATAAATTCTTCAACAGCAGAAAAACTGGAAGAAGTGTATCAGGAATTAGGTGCCGGTGATCAGCTGGCACAGGTAGCAGGGGATGTGAAAAATAAAAACACCGGGGAGCAGTTGCTGGCAGTGGCTATTGAAAGATTTGGTGGCGTGGATGTATTGGTAAACAATGCCGGGATCTATGAAACGAGGCCTTTTCTGGAAGTTGATGAAGCTTACCTGGACCGTTTTCTGGATACCAACCTGAAGGGGACTTTTTTTACCACTCAGGCCATTCTGCCGCAAATGCTGAAGCAGTCGGGAGGTGTGATCATCAATATCGGTACTCCATTGGTGCATCACGCATTGGGGGGAGCGCCCTCAACCGCTCCGATTGCTTCGAAAGCTGCGATACATGCCTTGACTTTGCAACTGGCAGCTGAGTTCGGTAAAAATAACATCAGGGTAAACACCGTGGCGCCAGGCGTAATTCGTACCCCTATGCATGGCGATACCGCTGATCAGAGCGCAGGTTTGCATTTATTGAACCGGGTGGGTGAAGTAGAGGATGTTGCAGAAATGGTTTATGCCATTGCGAAAAACAAATTCGTTAGTGGTGCTATTATTAATGTTGATGGTGGCATGGCTGCCGGTCATAACCTGAACTAA
- a CDS encoding DUF1810 domain-containing protein, producing MKAHLLERFITAQKAVYQTALNELKAGRKHGHWMWYIFPQIQGLGFTETSRHYAIEDLSEATAYLAHRVLGPRLILACNTLMELETNNAQQVFGSPDDLKLKSSMTLFSAVPNADPIFEKVLQKFYDGLKDHITLKILKLQDI from the coding sequence ATGAAAGCGCATCTCCTGGAACGATTTATCACCGCACAGAAAGCAGTCTATCAGACCGCATTAAATGAGCTAAAGGCTGGAAGGAAGCATGGCCATTGGATGTGGTATATTTTCCCGCAAATCCAGGGACTGGGATTTACAGAAACATCCAGACACTATGCCATTGAAGATTTAAGTGAAGCAACTGCCTATCTTGCTCACCGGGTTTTAGGTCCGAGGCTGATTTTAGCCTGCAATACCCTGATGGAACTGGAGACCAATAATGCACAGCAGGTATTCGGCAGTCCCGATGACCTGAAGCTAAAATCAAGCATGACCTTATTCTCGGCTGTACCCAATGCGGATCCCATTTTTGAGAAAGTACTGCAAAAATTCTACGATGGTTTAAAAGATCACATTACGCTGAAAATACTTAAACTTCAAGATATTTAA
- a CDS encoding serine hydrolase domain-containing protein — MKKIFILSFLSLATLTAFSQNFAAQKLDSLFQVLKKKDKFMGSIALSQNGKTIYSNAIGYSDLATSKLASTATKYRIGSISKVFTATLLFKAIEEKKLSLNTTIDRYFPQIENCKKITIEHLLNHRSGIHNFTDDVDYLAYNTQPKTEKQMVEIIAKGKSDFEPNSKAKYSNSNYVLLSYILQKAYKKDYASILNEKILRPVGLKNTYFGTKKTNILNNESYSYHFKNEWIKEDETDLSIPMGAGALIANPTDLTTFITSLFEQKIVGQKSLALMKTIKNGYGMGLFDLSHSDTKSYGHDGAIDRFQSIVAYYPEEKLAIAISSNGSIYKIPNILACAESCYFNRPFEIPTFEKLAVASEILDTYVGTYASGQIPIKINITNKEAQLFAQATGQAGFALEATTPTIFKFDQAGIVLEFKPEHKQMTLKQSGKEFLFKKE, encoded by the coding sequence ATGAAAAAAATATTTATCCTCAGTTTTTTAAGCCTGGCTACCTTAACCGCTTTTTCACAAAATTTTGCTGCCCAAAAATTAGACAGTCTATTTCAGGTATTAAAGAAAAAAGATAAATTTATGGGGAGTATTGCCCTCAGTCAAAATGGCAAAACAATCTATTCAAATGCAATTGGATACAGCGATTTGGCAACCTCTAAGCTAGCAAGCACAGCAACCAAATATAGAATCGGCTCCATTTCTAAAGTGTTTACCGCAACATTATTATTTAAGGCTATTGAAGAAAAAAAGCTGTCATTAAATACAACTATTGACCGTTATTTTCCGCAAATCGAAAATTGTAAAAAAATAACTATTGAGCACCTGCTTAATCACAGAAGTGGCATCCATAACTTTACAGATGACGTTGATTATTTGGCCTATAATACGCAACCAAAAACCGAAAAGCAAATGGTGGAGATCATTGCTAAGGGAAAAAGCGATTTTGAACCTAATAGTAAAGCTAAGTACAGCAATTCAAATTATGTGCTGTTGAGTTACATTTTGCAGAAAGCATATAAAAAGGATTACGCGTCAATTTTAAACGAAAAAATCCTCAGGCCAGTAGGATTAAAAAACACCTATTTCGGAACGAAGAAAACAAATATCCTAAATAACGAGAGCTACTCCTATCATTTTAAAAACGAATGGATCAAAGAAGACGAAACTGACCTGAGCATTCCTATGGGCGCAGGTGCATTGATCGCTAACCCGACCGATCTAACTACTTTTATTACTTCACTTTTTGAACAAAAAATAGTTGGTCAAAAATCATTAGCATTAATGAAAACCATAAAGAATGGTTATGGAATGGGCTTATTCGACCTTTCTCATTCCGATACAAAAAGCTATGGGCATGATGGAGCAATTGACAGGTTTCAGTCTATAGTGGCTTACTATCCGGAAGAAAAACTAGCTATAGCCATTTCCTCTAATGGATCAATCTATAAAATTCCGAATATTTTAGCCTGCGCGGAAAGCTGCTACTTTAACAGGCCATTTGAAATACCAACATTTGAAAAGCTGGCAGTTGCTTCAGAAATATTGGACACCTATGTTGGAACATACGCGAGCGGGCAGATCCCAATCAAAATCAACATCACCAATAAAGAAGCCCAATTATTTGCACAAGCAACCGGTCAGGCAGGATTTGCGTTAGAAGCTACCACCCCTACTATTTTTAAGTTTGATCAAGCGGGAATTGTATTGGAGTTTAAACCAGAGCACAAACAAATGACATTAAAACAAAGTGGCAAAGAATTCTTGTTTAAAAAAGAATAA
- a CDS encoding winged helix-turn-helix transcriptional regulator has protein sequence MTGISSKILAKELKDLELNDFITCTLYPTNPVSIIYEATEHV, from the coding sequence ATCACTGGCATATCTTCTAAGATACTCGCTAAAGAATTAAAAGATCTGGAATTGAATGACTTCATCACATGTACCTTATATCCAACCAACCCGGTAAGTATTATTTATGAAGCCACGGAGCATGTATAG
- a CDS encoding nuclear transport factor 2 family protein produces MKEDSLAITAVLENDYFQGIYEGDIEKLGRAMYSDSLLFGDVKGEPYAKTRNQYLEVVKNRQSVKDSGKPFKGTIISIDVINTIAVAKVHVKMYDFNYDEFLSFHKINNQWMIVNKMLSDVNL; encoded by the coding sequence ATGAAAGAAGATTCATTAGCGATCACCGCAGTACTGGAAAATGATTATTTCCAGGGAATTTATGAAGGTGACATAGAAAAGCTAGGCCGTGCGATGTATTCCGACAGCCTGTTGTTTGGAGATGTAAAGGGGGAACCCTATGCGAAAACCCGTAATCAATATCTTGAGGTGGTAAAGAACCGGCAAAGTGTGAAAGATTCCGGGAAACCTTTTAAGGGAACGATTATTTCCATCGATGTGATCAATACCATAGCGGTTGCTAAAGTTCATGTTAAAATGTACGACTTTAACTATGACGAGTTTCTGTCTTTTCACAAAATCAACAATCAATGGATGATCGTGAACAAAATGCTCAGTGATGTAAACCTTTAA
- a CDS encoding MarR family transcriptional regulator: protein MSKKEILKQLIDHLFDFDSQYQGEKEYTMADFAGYLNASHGSQLSGHRDLAGGEEQWVSTHQDDNTQIATMLVFIYRYAVMYFKKAIKEGKIHTLDEFSFLIVLMTYPSLSKTELIHKLVMEKTSGTEVIKRLLKQEMIEEFANPNDKRSILVTITAKGKKEIADLLPRMGLVGGVVVGNLSQAEISSLSFLLRKLDDHHNDIFLNHRNLSLEELSEKTKHNQISRLQS, encoded by the coding sequence ATGAGTAAGAAAGAAATCTTAAAGCAACTGATCGATCATCTCTTTGACTTCGACAGCCAGTATCAGGGGGAAAAGGAATATACGATGGCCGACTTTGCCGGGTACCTGAACGCCAGTCATGGCAGTCAGCTTTCCGGACACAGAGATCTGGCAGGTGGCGAAGAGCAATGGGTAAGCACGCATCAGGACGATAACACACAAATAGCAACCATGCTCGTTTTTATTTACCGTTATGCAGTCATGTATTTTAAAAAAGCGATTAAGGAAGGTAAGATCCATACGCTCGATGAATTTTCTTTTTTGATCGTATTGATGACCTATCCTTCCCTGAGCAAAACGGAGTTGATTCATAAGCTGGTTATGGAGAAAACTTCCGGGACCGAAGTCATCAAACGTTTGTTGAAACAAGAGATGATTGAAGAATTTGCCAATCCGAACGACAAGCGGAGTATTCTGGTGACCATTACAGCTAAAGGAAAAAAGGAAATAGCAGACTTATTGCCGAGAATGGGTTTAGTGGGAGGCGTGGTTGTAGGCAACCTAAGTCAGGCGGAAATAAGTTCCTTGTCATTTCTGCTGCGTAAACTGGATGATCACCATAACGATATCTTTCTAAATCATCGGAATTTAAGCCTGGAAGAACTCAGCGAGAAGACAAAGCACAATCAGATCTCAAGATTGCAATCCTAA
- a CDS encoding GntR family transcriptional regulator — protein sequence MKIAINHKSPIPLHIQAEELLRKMIKLPEFQDGKLLPNEIDLANQLAISRTTLRQALNKLVYEGLLIRKKGVGTKVADALISSKSVNWLSFSQEMQARGIPIKNFELHVSWIYPTEIIANFFNIKTDQKILKLERLRGRPEGPFVYFVSYFHPRTSLTGEEDFKRPLYDILETDYSIIAELSKEEISATAADKFIASKLETEPGSPILFRKRYVYDQAERPIEYNLGYYKADSFVYSVESRRG from the coding sequence ATGAAGATAGCGATCAACCACAAAAGCCCGATTCCATTGCATATACAGGCTGAGGAGTTATTACGTAAAATGATAAAATTGCCTGAATTTCAAGACGGCAAGCTTTTGCCTAACGAAATCGATCTTGCTAACCAGTTGGCTATTTCCCGTACTACATTGCGACAAGCATTAAACAAACTGGTTTACGAAGGTTTGCTGATCCGGAAGAAAGGTGTTGGCACCAAAGTAGCTGATGCATTGATCAGTTCTAAATCTGTGAACTGGCTTAGTTTTTCTCAGGAAATGCAGGCAAGAGGGATTCCTATAAAAAATTTCGAACTTCATGTCAGCTGGATTTATCCGACCGAGATCATTGCCAACTTTTTCAACATCAAAACAGATCAAAAAATATTAAAGCTGGAACGGTTGCGTGGCCGGCCGGAAGGTCCGTTCGTTTACTTTGTATCCTACTTCCATCCCCGTACCAGTTTAACCGGAGAAGAAGACTTTAAAAGACCACTTTACGATATACTGGAGACAGATTACAGCATCATTGCTGAACTTTCCAAGGAAGAGATCAGTGCAACCGCAGCAGATAAATTTATCGCATCAAAACTGGAAACAGAACCCGGCAGTCCGATATTGTTCCGCAAAAGATATGTATATGATCAGGCAGAGCGGCCAATAGAATATAACCTCGGATATTATAAGGCCGACAGCTTTGTATATTCTGTAGAAAGCAGAAGAGGATAA
- a CDS encoding 4-oxalocrotonate tautomerase family protein gives MPFVKIEVTREGVTKAQKQALIKGVTDLITEVLNKDPQLTHVVIQEHDLDDWGFAGEQVSELRAKGITADKK, from the coding sequence ATGCCATTTGTAAAAATAGAAGTAACCCGTGAAGGCGTTACCAAAGCACAAAAACAAGCCCTGATCAAAGGGGTAACGGACCTGATCACTGAAGTATTGAACAAGGATCCGCAACTGACCCATGTAGTGATTCAGGAACATGACCTGGACGACTGGGGATTTGCCGGGGAACAGGTCTCGGAACTAAGGGCTAAGGGAATTACAGCAGATAAAAAATAA
- a CDS encoding nitronate monooxygenase, which yields MWYQTKASKILGIQYPILQGPFGGNLSSVELVATVSNLGGLGGYGAYNLSPQEILEVDKQIRLATNKPYNINLFVSETDAVNGTVSDEHFNRAQQLFKPYFDELGIALPGKPEPFKSRFENQIEMILHQRPPVFSFMFGSPSADILEQCHRLGIVTIGAATTLDEAIVLESAGVDMIIASGFEAGGHRPSFLASAESSTIGTFVLLQLIKERVKIPVVAAGGIANGKGVAAALALGADAAQIGTAFLATDESNATAIHKQMLLSDAAKYTTLSRAYTGRLGRGISSRIAKDLVSLEKDFLPFPLQTTFMSHLRKAAMANEKWDMVLFWAGQITPVLKHTKASELMKSILEEANNYFDDLKA from the coding sequence ATGTGGTATCAAACAAAAGCGTCTAAAATATTAGGTATTCAGTATCCCATCCTGCAAGGGCCCTTCGGTGGTAACCTGTCCTCTGTAGAGTTGGTTGCAACAGTCTCAAACCTGGGGGGCCTTGGAGGGTATGGGGCCTATAATTTGAGCCCTCAGGAGATCCTTGAAGTGGACAAACAGATCCGCCTGGCTACGAATAAACCATACAATATCAACCTATTTGTGTCGGAAACCGATGCGGTGAATGGTACCGTGTCTGACGAACACTTTAACCGGGCTCAACAGTTATTTAAACCTTATTTTGACGAACTGGGCATCGCGCTTCCCGGAAAACCTGAGCCATTCAAAAGCAGGTTCGAAAACCAGATCGAGATGATTTTGCATCAACGTCCACCAGTGTTCAGCTTTATGTTTGGTAGCCCCTCGGCTGATATTCTTGAACAATGTCATCGGCTTGGTATCGTCACGATTGGGGCGGCAACTACCCTGGATGAGGCCATTGTTTTGGAATCTGCAGGGGTCGATATGATCATCGCATCAGGATTTGAAGCAGGTGGTCATCGGCCATCGTTTCTGGCCTCAGCAGAGAGCTCTACCATTGGGACATTTGTGCTGCTGCAACTGATCAAAGAGCGGGTAAAGATCCCTGTGGTTGCTGCCGGAGGCATTGCAAATGGAAAAGGAGTGGCCGCTGCACTGGCCCTTGGGGCAGATGCCGCACAAATTGGTACTGCTTTTCTGGCAACAGATGAATCCAATGCCACAGCGATTCATAAACAGATGCTGTTGTCTGATGCTGCAAAGTATACCACCCTGTCACGGGCATATACCGGCCGACTGGGAAGAGGGATCAGCAGCCGCATTGCAAAAGACCTGGTGTCCCTGGAAAAAGACTTTTTACCTTTTCCACTCCAGACAACGTTCATGTCGCATTTAAGAAAAGCAGCGATGGCAAACGAAAAATGGGATATGGTCTTGTTTTGGGCTGGTCAGATTACACCTGTATTGAAACATACAAAGGCCTCTGAGTTGATGAAATCTATTCTGGAAGAAGCGAACAATTATTTTGATGATTTGAAAGCTTAA
- a CDS encoding Crp/Fnr family transcriptional regulator, translating to MDAKEVLKAHVLKNTTLTDDQFDYFFSLFELQKFKKGQVIISEGSEVDCEYFVISGCLKSFYINDELKMFILQFAMPTWWASDFEALYNGTKANIALDCITDAEVLCLSNANREKICREIHSVEHFFRWRTNKGYVASQKRLLSFMNNNVKFRYEELMKLYPELYNMVPKNLIAAYLGVSRETLSRLYHP from the coding sequence ATGGATGCTAAGGAAGTTTTAAAGGCTCATGTTTTAAAAAACACCACACTGACGGACGATCAGTTCGATTATTTCTTTTCCCTTTTTGAGCTTCAGAAATTTAAAAAAGGACAGGTCATTATTTCCGAAGGAAGCGAGGTTGATTGCGAATACTTTGTGATTTCCGGCTGCCTGAAATCCTTTTATATCAACGACGAATTGAAAATGTTCATTCTGCAATTTGCGATGCCAACCTGGTGGGCCTCCGATTTTGAAGCACTTTATAATGGGACCAAAGCAAACATCGCATTAGATTGCATCACAGACGCAGAAGTCTTATGCCTTAGCAATGCAAACCGGGAGAAAATCTGCAGAGAGATCCATTCCGTAGAACACTTCTTTCGCTGGCGAACAAATAAAGGTTATGTGGCCAGTCAGAAACGATTATTGTCGTTCATGAATAATAACGTCAAATTCCGATACGAAGAATTAATGAAGCTGTATCCGGAACTCTATAACATGGTCCCTAAAAACCTGATCGCCGCTTATCTTGGTGTATCCCGGGAAACCTTAAGCCGACTTTACCATCCCTAA
- a CDS encoding FAD-dependent monooxygenase — translation MKRGSKKVLISGASIAGPTLAFWLAKYGFDVTVVERSKSLRLGGQNLDVRGAGRAIARMMGIEKEILAANTGEIGLQFVNSKNKVEAAFPRDGADGFTSEAEILRGDLVNILYQHTKEKAKYVFGKYITVIDQRDDSVKITFSDGGTEVFDLLIAADGVRSTTRQLLFGDEPKVKFVGLYNAWYTIPKRETDSKWARWYTAPGSRVMVIRPDNQGTTRASFSFLSDDRNYQNLPEDEQKKILKEKLSDAGWEADRLMEEIDKNEDVYFDGISQIHAPRWFSGRAGMIGDAAYCPTPLTGMGTTLAIVGAYLLAGELAQHDQHEHAFAAYEKRMRPFVEDVQRLPPGVPWLAHPKSKFGVSVVNTVAGILASSAVKKISKLFGSKEKEVTKDKIELPEFGK, via the coding sequence ATGAAGCGTGGAAGTAAAAAGGTTCTGATATCCGGAGCCAGTATAGCAGGCCCAACACTAGCTTTTTGGCTAGCTAAATATGGGTTTGATGTCACCGTAGTAGAACGTTCGAAATCGCTGAGATTGGGCGGACAAAACCTGGATGTGAGGGGTGCTGGCCGGGCAATAGCCAGAATGATGGGCATAGAAAAAGAAATCCTGGCTGCGAATACCGGAGAGATCGGCCTTCAGTTTGTGAATAGTAAAAATAAGGTTGAAGCTGCATTTCCCAGAGATGGTGCCGATGGGTTTACAAGTGAAGCCGAAATTCTGCGGGGCGACCTCGTCAATATTCTATACCAGCACACAAAAGAAAAGGCAAAATATGTCTTTGGGAAATACATCACCGTGATTGACCAGCGCGATGACAGCGTTAAAATAACCTTTAGCGATGGCGGGACAGAGGTCTTTGATCTGCTAATTGCTGCAGACGGTGTACGGTCAACGACAAGACAGCTGCTGTTTGGCGATGAGCCGAAAGTTAAGTTTGTTGGACTTTACAATGCCTGGTACACCATTCCCAAAAGAGAAACAGATTCAAAATGGGCGCGCTGGTATACGGCACCGGGATCCAGGGTCATGGTGATCCGGCCGGACAATCAGGGCACTACGAGGGCATCGTTCAGCTTTCTTTCCGACGACAGAAATTATCAAAATTTACCTGAGGACGAACAGAAAAAAATATTAAAAGAAAAGCTTTCAGATGCCGGCTGGGAAGCGGATCGTTTGATGGAAGAAATTGACAAAAATGAAGATGTATATTTTGATGGCATTAGCCAGATACATGCACCAAGATGGTTCAGTGGTCGTGCTGGTATGATTGGAGATGCAGCCTACTGTCCAACTCCGCTCACCGGTATGGGCACCACCTTAGCCATCGTAGGGGCTTACCTGCTTGCCGGAGAACTTGCGCAACATGACCAGCATGAACATGCATTTGCAGCCTATGAAAAACGCATGCGTCCTTTTGTAGAAGATGTTCAACGCCTACCACCAGGTGTTCCCTGGCTCGCACATCCAAAATCGAAGTTTGGTGTGTCGGTCGTGAATACGGTGGCCGGAATCCTGGCAAGCAGTGCTGTTAAGAAAATCAGCAAGCTCTTTGGCAGTAAAGAAAAGGAGGTGACAAAAGATAAGATCGAATTGCCTGAGTTTGGGAAATAA
- a CDS encoding YceI family protein: protein MENQQFTILPSQSNIDWTGKKVTGAHNGTIAIKEGQFILNEGQITKGSFIVDTTSIKILDITDPDTNAQFLGHLISDDFFSTEQFKEASLNIIAVSGNHINAELTIKDITHPVDFDTVVNLAGDTFTASGKIIIDRTKYGMKFRSGNFFQNLGDTLIYNDFELNVSITAKAE from the coding sequence ATGGAAAATCAACAATTCACCATCCTTCCTTCGCAGAGCAATATTGACTGGACAGGAAAAAAAGTAACGGGCGCACACAATGGTACAATCGCCATTAAAGAAGGCCAATTCATTTTGAATGAAGGTCAAATCACAAAGGGTAGCTTTATCGTAGATACCACTTCTATTAAAATACTGGACATTACTGATCCTGATACGAATGCCCAATTCCTGGGACATCTGATCTCTGACGATTTCTTCTCTACAGAACAATTTAAAGAAGCAAGTCTGAACATCATTGCCGTTTCCGGAAATCACATCAACGCGGAGCTCACCATTAAAGACATTACACATCCTGTAGATTTTGACACGGTCGTCAATTTAGCGGGTGATACATTTACTGCCAGCGGTAAAATAATCATCGACAGAACCAAATATGGAATGAAGTTCCGTTCAGGAAATTTTTTCCAGAATCTGGGTGACACCCTGATCTATAATGATTTTGAGTTAAATGTAAGTATAACCGCTAAAGCTGAGTAA
- a CDS encoding helix-turn-helix domain-containing protein: MSEIKQTSTNFSNKVALSDECSEAYASNIIGGQWTLVICSWLLSGKLRFGELKKKLPGITERMLTLQLRKLEENKIISRTVYAEVPPRVEYELTEIGYALKSVIMELEVWGTSHKKLIGEQSCIPVGSVT, encoded by the coding sequence ATGAGTGAGATCAAGCAAACCTCAACAAACTTCTCGAATAAGGTTGCTCTGAGCGATGAATGTTCGGAAGCATATGCCTCAAATATCATCGGCGGACAATGGACATTGGTAATATGTTCGTGGCTATTAAGTGGTAAACTTAGATTTGGAGAACTAAAGAAGAAATTACCTGGTATTACTGAAAGGATGTTGACCTTGCAATTGCGTAAGCTCGAAGAGAATAAAATAATCAGCCGGACTGTTTATGCAGAAGTACCGCCACGTGTAGAATATGAGCTGACAGAAATTGGATATGCATTGAAGTCAGTTATCATGGAATTAGAAGTTTGGGGCACAAGCCATAAAAAATTGATCGGTGAGCAATCTTGCATTCCTGTCGGGAGTGTAACATGA